Genomic window (Magnolia sinica isolate HGM2019 chromosome 6, MsV1, whole genome shotgun sequence):
TACTTACAGTTTGGGATCAGAACGAGAGAGTTGTACCATCATGCATGTGGTCATTGGTTTTGCCAAATAGGATTCACCAATGTGCCAGCTGTGAGGTTTCTAAGTGCGTGTGTACAAGAAGCCGATCTAGCACATGTGATAGCATGGGCATGagcctgtagacaccccacctagggTTAACAAGTTGATCAGAGTGCAGTAGGAACCTATATAAGACCGCAAACTCTAAGCCTAGTCCAAGCCCACTTCAAGACCGAGCCCATTAGCACTTATGACCACAATAAGTGGACTAGAGGAGAAGTACCACAACAAGAGGGATCCCTACAAAAAATAGGGCCCATCATGCGCCACCTACCATGTGGACATCTGCCATCTTTTGCAGCGGGGTTAGGCGGGGGGATGATGTCAGAGTGCATGCATCGACAAACGCACTGGGAGTGGAATGACCTCGTTGCCTCCTCTTGTCCAAAATTACGCCTTTTACccctccatccaaccattcatatcGCGCCATGTGGTGATCCCATTCCAGTTATCAATCTTGGCCCTTAGAGCCTTTTTACCCTTTCCCAAGAATCACCAAaaaaccacccaaaaaccttacGAATACCCCATTCGTTCCCATTTCAAATCATCATCCACATGTCATATCTTCCACATTCTTCACTTCCCATCTCACATCTTACACCACTCCTTAAGCCCATCCATTCACCAATGAGAGAAACTGCAAAAGAGAAGCCTATCTCGCCTTAGGTCAACCTAGCTAAGCCCAAACCTTAGCTACCTGAGTTACCAGAGGCTGATCCAGTCCACTCAAAGTCAATCATCACGATAAACCCATTCACCCATTTGCTCTACTCTAATAAACTTCATTCACATTTGCATCAGCATTGTGTATCACCATCTCCACTCCAACCCACCTGTTAGTCTAGTTGGTTCAAGTGTATGCTTTACGGCACTCCGGTGCACAGGATCTTGCCTATAAAAAACTCGAACTGAGTAGACTTTGATTGCTTCTTCTAGTGGGTGAGTCTGGGTAGACTTATCTGACTTGGGCCATCGCTTGTTGTAGGCACTGGATTGCCACACTGCATTACACATACATTTGCATCATCCGTGCACAAGAACTAATTTAATTCATGATATTTAGTCTCGTCCTGTGAAGTAGAGATCGTACACTTGTATgggcaaagagggtgcctaacacattctCTCTTTGTAACCATGGTCCCTTAAGACGGAATTTCCCTTGATTCCTTATCTTAAGGTTTCTACGGGGTCTAGCCGACTGTGGAAATCTAAGTAATTAGTTGGTAGTGACTCAAGTCACATATACAATACCCCCAAGCCACAAATACACCACGAAAGCTCTAAAAAGGCACCCATGAGTGTGATCCGCCCATGATCCAGCGTCCACAAAGCCTTAAGACATCAGCAGGTGGGTTGATGCAATCAGATTCATAGTCCCATATGTGTTCATGTGGGCCTGACATGACCACATTGTCTCGAATCTCATGTTATGTCAGCTAGTTATTGATTAACTGGTATTTTTGCCCTTTCTGATGAAATTGATTAAAATGTCCTTATTAGCTGACTGTAATCTGATCCATTTAATTGGCTATTTCAATAATTCCTCATTAGATTAGGATTTCTTTATTGAGGTCCATATAATTTATAAAGGTTAAAGACCATGTTCAATTATGCCATGATGAATTGAAGAATGAATGTAGGTCTTGTTTTCCCAAGTCCTGTGATGAGATTGCTTTCTTCTTGGTGAGATGCATCAAGTACGTTGCTCGGGTGCCATGGAAAATTTGAGTGTGAGTCTACCTACCTATCTTGTGCTTAGGTTGAGGATTTGCAACATTTGGTTGCACCCTGGGTTCCCACTTTCCACACTCTAGATGCCTTGGCCTAAAACCGGTAGTTTATGCCCCTCTGAGTAATTGCAGGGTAAAATTGTACAAACACTACGTGTAGAGAGATAAgttgggcttagcaaacctcttgaAATATTATAAGGTTAGATTATTAGACATATTCAAACATACTCTGAACTGAATGTTCACAATTCAAATAACCTGTGCATCAGACAGCCTAAAGTGGTTGTGTGGAACCACTTTAGAAATCTTATGTGACACGAAATTTTCAGGTGGGCAAAGTTGTCTAATAGACAACAGAACAAAGCAAAGAAGCCACATGGACTCATCCCATTGTTTAGAACTTGGCTTAAGAAGAAGAATAGAAGTTCCTAGGTCATGTAGTAGCAATTGCCAATGACTACTATGGATGCTCCAATGATGTCTCATTCTGGGGCCGGATCTTATGCTTTGAAAAGATCATACCtcaaaatctcatatttctgatGAAAAATTACTTCTACAGGCTGTCTAGAAGTGAGCTTCCTCTTCTACAATAATTTGTGCTTTATTCTCATAGTTATAACCTTTCACTCATAAGTGACTAGTAACAGGCACACCATGATATTCCTCCGAGGAAGTTTTTGACTGGTCGGTTAATTTCATCTCTTGGGAACAGAGATGAATGATTAGCAACACAGTAATAGCATCAATTCATCATGAGGATAAAAAGTACAAGGACCAAAGTAGGTCTCTATTTATCCTCATCAGCATGATGATAAGCAGGTTTGGTAGGCTTCTAGTTTCAAATATAGCACTTCGTCGTTCACTTCTTCATAACCTACTAGATTGTTATCCTCTCCTACTTCAGTTGTTAATAATTTATGTAGATTTATTAAGAAAAAAAGTCTGGTTAGAAGAGTTGAAACATGTCATCTTTGAATTCGATGCGTGAATGTCAATAAATTCATTGCATTGAACTGATGTATTTGCAGTATATGACATTGCTATGACTTGTGTGCTTCCTGAAGTTGGCTCCTTTATCTTCGGGGTTTCTCACAGGCATCTTTTGTGTGCAGAACTTCAATGTTTTGGTCTTGATCTTTATTCAACTGGTAGAGATGTTGTCTGGTAGGCATCTGGAACTGGGTAGGAGCAGAGAAGAAACTGATATTGTTGGATATTGGTAGACATGATGGGGCTGTTTCTTGAATTAATGACAAACACAATAGTCTTGGCTACAAAGCCATGCACTTTGATCAGACTTTTATGCCTGGTCGGTGCAAAAATTGTTGGTATTGTTACATTCACATGGTTGCAACTAGTGAAGGCTTTCATCAACTTCCACGTGGATGTGTGCTGGGGgattttgatatggaccattgctCTCATATCTCTTCCTTTCCGGGTTCTCAATGCATTGCAAAGGGAGAGGGTGGTAAGTTTCTTACTCATTTTCTTGAACTATTTGCCAGTGTATCTGTACATGCAAGTTATTACGAAGCATTTTATAGTTTACCAGAAAAACCTTGTTTTCCCCAGAACGTCGAGTGTTTTAAAGGTACTTGTTGGTCATTGCTAGTCCTTCAAGCAGTCATTGAGTGAATTAAACCTTCAGGTTTTGACATTCCACATATAACAATTTCGCATTTGCATATCTTTTCGGCGAGTTCATTTTCTTGGGACCTTTGTCCTCTTTGTTGATAGGTGAGAGTGAAGATTGAACCCTTGACCTCAATGTCAAGAATTCGGCCTAATCTTTTCTTTGAAATTCCAAGTCCGACGGAACTTCTTCCTCAAGAAGCTTCAAAGTAGGAATATACCATCCTTCGAAGATAGTTACATTACTGACTATACCAGATTCTTCTTAGTTCCAAAGATGATTCATGGTCTCATTTTTTCACCCAATGACCTCGGCGGTCTAGAAATGCATTAAGGCAATGTAGAGTTTGCTTCTCTCAACACTCGCCAGAACGATATCTGAAAAGTGCTATATCCATGCAATACAGAAAGATATTGGAACCATGAGAACTCTTCATTGTGTCCTTCCTGCCTTGTTGTGTCCTTCCTGTTGATCCAAGAGAGCTTAAAAGGCAGCGGATAGCTTCATGTAGGAGGGTGTCTCTCTTTCATGCTGTGGGATTTTTGATGTCAATTACCTACCTTGATTGGTTTCTTGCATCTCTATTTCCATCTTTCTTTCGTGTTCGTAAAGAAATTTCGTTATCAATAAAGGAAAGTCCAATTGGGTGGAGTTTTGACcacattttggtttttgttgatCTTTTTCATCAGCATCCTtgcctttcattttttattttattttcctggGAAATGAATTTCTTTTTCTCATGACAAACGGCTAATATAAATTGGTCTGCCAAAAAATGTGATGATTTTTTTTGCAAAGATTGTCACCGGGAATCATGTGACTACTATGCACTCAATTAATGATTCAGTGAATGATTTTCAATTTCGATTGTTCCTGAGTTTGTATTCTCTATTCATTCACTCATCTTATTGCATCAGTTTGGATGTTGACCATGTGCAGCTAGAAATTCATCTGCAAGCGATGCAGATTGACTTGGATAATCTTGTGTGTGAAAAGAAGGAACTCGAAGAACGGTTGCATATAGCTCTTAAAGACCGTGGGATCATGGAGACGGTATTAGCAGAGATTGATGAGGAGCATGATAAAGCTATAGCCAGAATTGATCTACTGGAGAACAAGGTAAAGTTTGATCTGTTTACTTGTTCTGAAGTGACTTCAGTAATTCTACTTTGCAATAGATTGATCCTTTCACGCCCTCCACAGTCTTTCCTTGAAAGGGACTTATTTTCCTGTACTGCTGCTGTCAGTTTTCTTACCTTTTACTGATAAACACAAGCACGTATTTATTTGGCTGCATCAGTGTTATTCTCACATGGTAGGATTCAGTTAcaactagtgttcgaaatatcgatactatcggccgatattattggTATCGCACCAGTGCGAGACGAAACTCCGCCGATAacacccggaagataccaaaaatccaaaacttcagatatcgTACGATATTATCGCCGATATTGTGCGATATATCGTCGACATCATGCGATACATCGTCGATATCGCCGATACAACCCACCTCGATGCCGTGGGTTgcgaaaaatcaaaaaattttgaattagaaaagagagagagagagagagagagagagagagagagagagagagagagagagagtacctgtaGCCGTAGGCTGTAGCGGTGATCGcaggtgggccattcgacaggtaagtatCTGTATCCCTCTTTTTTCGAATTTTTCTcgctattttcttcattttttctctttcttcgctGATTGGAGCGTGCCTGTGCGGATTTCTCGGAGATTCGGCGAGAAATCAGGCCAGATTTGAGGAAATAGAACAATATTACCTCATCCGGAACCCTCGCTgcgtgaaggagagggagagtGCTTGTGACAGAgagggaaaatgaagaagatggggCGGGAGGGGTGAAATGGGGATTGGCGCGGGTGTGGTTTACTGAGCACGCTCCTATCatactcagtaaactcagttggggcccacctttaatgtatgtggtctatccacttcgtccatctgttttcccatctaaattaaggggttgatcccaaaacttagaacgggaagtggatcataccacaggaaacagtggtgacactgatttccatcgttgaaacctttctggcccctgcagtgatgtttattagtcatccaaacccttaataagatcatatggacgtggatgaaaggaaaatacgaatttaataagatcatatgggccctgcagtgatgtttatcaGTCATCTAAATTTAATACTTCTGTGTCCAAAAATGGTATTTCAACGgcggatgttcaattcaactgttttgtaaggtgtggcccatttaaacattgtatatggtttatttttgggctaaagccctgaaattatctgttaaaatgtatggacggagcggataaaatacataaatcgtggtggacctcacatgagtttacacagtacgctaagcgtactgagttactcactgtACAATCATATAAAGTGGTGTCcgtgttctgtgggtcccacggtaatgtgtgtgtcatatccacaccgttcattaatttggaaataattttttagggcatgacacaaacAATAATGTAGATATAAATCTTTAGTGGACCTCGCCACAGAAAAAagcggagagagtgacgcccaccattgaaactcgtAGCATTCTTGAGGGCccatcataatttttatttgtgatctaatctgttcataagtccaAAAAGATATGgaataatggaaaacacaaatatcatcttaaccatccatctcttgtggccctcaagaaaattttaatggtgaacgtcactctctccactgttttctgcggtggggtccattcgagctctggatctgactcattttttggctcacgccctaaaatgatctgttcaaatggatggacggtgtggatagaaaaaatacattagggtgggacccacgtaacttggtgacatgATTTCAGTAATCCgcgctggaagcggattgcgtactgagtaacttagggtactgagtaaactgtgtggggtccgctgttatttatttattttatccactccgttaatccatgttaaaagataattttagggcttgttcccaaaaacgaagcaaattaaaatctcaatggaccacaccacaggaaacagtttgattgaacctctaccattaaaaattttttggaggccaaagaagttttggatcaagctgaagtttgtggtttctcttcatccatgtctttgtgatcttacgaacaggttggatgacaaataaaaattactttagtcactaggaaggtttcaacggtggaaatcattattccacactttcctatgtaatggtccacttgagctttgtatttacttcaattttgggatcaacccctaaaattatctgtaaaaatggatggacggtgtggataaaccacataaattcacagtgggcccaactgagtttactcagtacgataaaagcatactgagtaactcagtacacaatccaatttCCGTACGGAGTAACTCACTATGCTTGGTGTGCTGAATAAACTTTGTatggtccactatgatttatgtattttatctgctccgtccatctattttaatagataattctagggcttcaacccaaaaatgaaacacatacaatgttcaaatggaccacaccataggaaacagttgaattgaacgtataccgtcgaaaatttcttgggggccacataaattttggatcaagtttatatttattttttcccatcatccatgtctatacgatcttatgaataggttggatgacaaataaacatcattgttgggcctagcaaggtttcaacagtggatatcattatccctgctgtttcttgtggtatggtccacttgatctttggatatgattcaatttttggctcaaccccttaaattagatggaaaaacaaatggacggtgtggatagatcacatacattcaaggtgggcccaacccacagaactgcccgttcggggctaaaGGCGGGCagggataggacgcaatccgtgtctgtgacatgcaaagacgagcactgatgctcctcgagctccagttgcatgaacggttcaaaggagatcaaaggtacatgggcccaaagtgatgtatttattatatctacaccgtttatctatttttagagatcatattaGATCATATTAGAGCAATAGCTACACCGTTCAATTTAAAAATAGTTGTGTTAGTTCAGTTAAGCATCGCATAACTTATgaacctatacaaaggaaatttattatgtgcatctttttttttttgagatattatgatataaaagtgtgtattatgggcctttttaacaatccccaaagtttcattaaaaaattcaaccattttcccaatgtttccataTGTTTATCAAAAattgcgataaactatgcgatacaaacgatatatcccatgcgataaccgatacgtatctgcataccaagggtgtgatacattgtgcgataccgatatttcgaacactggttacaaCCAATGCTAATCGACTTCATAGAGTACTAGGTTGTGGCTTTAAATAATTGAGCATATATTATAATAAATTGACTCATACTTGTTTGAAATAGTTGTCTTTTGATAATAGTGAAGATGCCCGGTTTGTTTTCCCAACTATATAATTTTTATATCTCAGGGAACTAATTTGAGCACTCAAAACTGTTAGTCTCCATCCATGAATTTTGTCATGAAGGAGAGTTGAGAGTGATGTTTTCGTTTTTACTATCAGTTGATCAAAATTGTAGTATTTATGAATATTATACTGGTTATCCCCTGTTAATAAAATTGACTGttaattatcatcatcattattgtctTAGCCTTTCTCCCGGTTGTTTGGCTTTTGCTTTTAAACGAAagttaagggcccgtttggataccaccaaataagtcactttttctacttacagcggtagataaataacttatttgagataagtaagtttggttttagatcaattataagtaactttttaaaaaaaattatttaaagttattaatcacttcagcttaataagcagaaaccaagataagctatttGAGGCATTAGTAGCTTAAGCAAATTATGATCCAAACGCCTCCTAAATGATTGGCTGCCCAACTGAACATCAGCTTTCCTCTTTCACCGGGTTCTAGAACTGGCCTTGGCAGAAGCTCACCCTAAAATTGATTGTTGATTATTAGGAAAAAGTTAATCTCATCTGAAAGAAGCATGATGATTATTTTTAGCGATCTAGGGCTTCAAATCTTGATTGAGTGGTTTACAGGTCTCTATGGATGACATGCATCTCTGGGGAGCTTGTTCTGGTCTTCTTATAATAAATGGCCTGAGTCTTGATTACATTACACCATCTCTGGGTGATTTAGAGCTTGTTCTGGTCTTCTTATAATAAATGGCCCGAGTCTTGAGTATGTTACATTGTGCTCGAATGTTGCATAGGCACAGATGTCGGCCTTGGTGCATTTGACTTTGCAAATAGAAATATCTAGAATCACCTACTCATTCTTAGATCATCGCGACACTTTGTCCTAACTATTTTCTACATGCAATTGTAGAAAGTTCCCTCGTAACATGTTTGAGTTGTAGAAAAGAAAACGGTAAAAACCTTGATCCACCAGTGACCCAACTATTTTACCCTCAGGGGCTGTttgcaaataaaaaaataaaataaaataaaggcccAATTTGCACGAATTGTGCATATCAAATGTCAGATACTGCATCTCAAGAGTCTTGACTTTTTGTTGGCTTTGATGACTCTTGTTTCGAAAAGGAGACACTAGGTAACAGTGGCTGCTAATAGTGGGAGGCTTAGTGCTGATGCTAATGGTCAGAAGTCTCTAGAGACTAGATTTAGCTAGTATTGTGGAGGTCAAAACCGCCACAGTTCAAGTTTCTGTTTATATTTATCACTCTATGTTGTTTCTTCTAGCACGTTTTTCTGTGCTTGTGTTGCCATTTCTTCAATATCCGTAGCTGCTGTCCAACATTGTGCGAAGCAGTATTTTCTAAGACAATCGAGGCTTGTTCCTAGGCATTAGTGACCTAAACATGCTTCCTAGATTTTTTATCTGCATCGATTTTATTAATCAATCTCTTCAACATCAATCATGTGTGGCGGTGTTGGTGAATATGTTCTTGTCCATCCACGATCTCCTGCAGATTGTTGCTAGTGAATTGGGTTGCTGCATTGCATTCTGCACTCTCCCTTGCGATGATTTGTTTACCGCCTTTATGCTGTGGTTGGTTGATGAGACCTGATTGATATAATCCGGctgttctgtggggtccactcctcTAGTAATACAGATCAAACAGAAAGATATCTCATGCATCTGAACTACAGAGCTAGATCTTATGTTATTTGGGGGCTGTGGTTGCCCATCTAGAATCCATATTTGCACAAAATAATGGCTCTGCCTGGTTTCTTGTTCGGGCACTGAACAGATTTTTGAGTCAACTATCTAGTTTCTTAACATTCAAAAAAGTAGATGTATCTCTCAATTCATGATGCTGATGCAGGGAAGCTTCTGTAGAAGTCCATGCTTTCTGGTCTTTCCTTGTGATTTTGCATCCTAGATTTTGCCATTTTATTTGATGAAATGTAACCTAAAACTGTGATTGTTCTTACAGCTGCAGGATCTGAAAGATGAAAATCTTCGACTAAGCGAAACCCATGGGAAAGACGCTGAGTATTTTACTGCCCACAACAATGTTGTTGGCGATGATGATTATGACATTCCCCTTGTTGCCGATTATGATGTTCCCTCCTGGAAATCAGGTTATGATGGAAGTGGAGCAAACCTCCAAGACCTAATGCATGGAGATGCATGGGAGGATGAAACCGACAGCAAACCTCGGAAGCAAGTATTCTTAAAACCTGGGTCAAAAGTAGCCCGGCCGTATCCATTTTCCCCCCGAATCGTCTCCAGAAATCTAACAGTGGATGAGGAGGCATTGGACCGACGAAGGGGTGTTGCACTCTCGCAGAGCCTTTTCAGCACATTTTTGTCACTTCTGGTTGGCATGATCGTCTGGGAGGCTGAAGACCCCTGCTTGCCCCTTGTAGTGGCACTCTTCACTGTGGTTGGCATGTCTCTAAAGAGTGTAGTCCAGTTCTTCTCCACCATAAAGAATCGGCCCGCTTCTGATGCGGTTGCATTATTGAGCTTCAATTGCTTCATACTTGGCACCCTTGCATCTCCAACCCTGCCGACCGTCGCCCGCATGTTGGCGCCACAAGCTTTAAGGCTTGCTGACTGGATGATCTACCAGCTTGGATTTTTGTCTTAGTAGCAGGCTGACTGCAGATCTGGAGCTCGGTATCCATTCCTTTTGGGGGTCTAGATATGCAGTTTCCATGGGAAGATTTTGTGGTATGTAACTTCCCTGTATATAACTGCCCCTAATATTGGCCTTTTGTTTTTCATTAAAATTTGAACTCTTCAAGTTGAGGTTGATGTGTTGCTTGAAATTGACTGAAGCCTGTACTATACTACTTGATCTAGTTGAACAAGGACACGTATACTCTGTTCTTTAGTTTCGAACATTCTGTAGAAAAAAGGTGAATGAGCTTTACTAGAAGATGTGCTGTTTTGATGTTTGTCCAATCTCTTGCCTTTCATGGGCTACAATGTTGTGTGATGAGAATGTGTATGCAGATGTTTCCGGCCTACCCCAAATATCTGGGGCATGGCGATGGCGGTGGCAAATATGTAGTTGTGACTTAGCAACGGATCTGCTTGTTGTATagaatgtgtttggatgcatgtgtGAACTGAACTGCAAATGGCTGATTTAGTGAGGAAGAAATTAGCAGAAATTACTGATGGTGTATTCATATTGAGCAAGCAGCCCACAAATAGCTGTTTTCCATCCAGCTTAACTCGCAAGTAATGTGGCCAGGAAGGATGGATGCTACTGGAATGGTCTTCTCCTAAGGCAGGAAAGGGGGATGGGAATAGTAAGGAGATGAGgattgtgttttatccactttatTAGACTAACAAATGCAAATTGGCTCCTACATGAAAAGGTGGTTCTGTTCTCAAAATATCTCATTGAGCTGAATAGAACTCATCAATACGATTTGCAACCAAATCAGATATTACACAGAAAGAGGTTCCATGGTTGAAAATTATCCTGAGGATGTCGCCCTTTAGGAATAACTACTTGCATGGTTTGTCCAAATTTTCAATTTGGGCTGTAATTTGCTAATGGGGAATAACCCCTTGCGTGGTGGTCTGTCCGATTTTTTCTCCCTTGGCCTTCCACTGATGGGCCTCTTGGAAAGACTGTTTAAACTGTTCTTTCAAAGGACACGTTTCCATG
Coding sequences:
- the LOC131247857 gene encoding uncharacterized protein LOC131247857, which codes for MMGLFLELMTNTIVLATKPCTLIRLLCLVGAKIVGIVTFTWLQLVKAFINFHVDVCWGILIWTIALISLPFRVLNALQRERVLEIHLQAMQIDLDNLVCEKKELEERLHIALKDRGIMETVLAEIDEEHDKAIARIDLLENKLQDLKDENLRLSETHGKDAEYFTAHNNVVGDDDYDIPLVADYDVPSWKSGYDGSGANLQDLMHGDAWEDETDSKPRKQVFLKPGSKVARPYPFSPRIVSRNLTVDEEALDRRRGVALSQSLFSTFLSLLVGMIVWEAEDPCLPLVVALFTVVGMSLKSVVQFFSTIKNRPASDAVALLSFNCFILGTLASPTLPTVARMLAPQALRLADWMIYQLGFLS